In the Streptomyces formicae genome, one interval contains:
- a CDS encoding L,D-transpeptidase translates to MATAGVAVLAAALSACSGGSGSSGADKAAEKPKISVNLSGQQAKAGGPVEVKLADGKLKNVTVADAKGAKLPGKLSANGTSWTSERKAAPGTAYQVEATTDEGGSAKHSFRTAKPDKVNKVTLAPGKNTTVGIAQPLSITFDNPVRNKAEVEKHLKVTTSNNTEGSWGWIKNYDGKDRVDWRPKEYWKSGTKVKLDARLNGIDSGGDDWFVRDYATNFTIGKSQVVKVNLDSKTATLIRDGKTLKSLPMSAGTPGGDKASWGGTSVLMSKEGTINMRSETVGLGDAYDKMVDYSMRLTWSGMYAHAAPWNASYFGNTNHSSGCVGMSDGDAGWLYGQAQIGDPFEVTGSGSKGVPDPGNGYGEWNISWSDWQAKSALK, encoded by the coding sequence GTGGCGACCGCGGGAGTCGCCGTCCTTGCCGCCGCCCTGAGCGCCTGCTCGGGCGGCAGCGGCTCCTCCGGCGCCGACAAGGCCGCCGAGAAACCGAAGATCTCGGTGAACCTCTCGGGGCAGCAGGCGAAGGCGGGCGGCCCGGTCGAGGTGAAGCTGGCCGACGGCAAGCTGAAGAACGTCACGGTCGCCGACGCCAAGGGCGCGAAGCTGCCCGGCAAGCTCTCGGCGAACGGCACCAGCTGGACCTCGGAGCGCAAGGCCGCGCCCGGCACCGCCTACCAGGTCGAGGCGACCACCGACGAGGGCGGCAGCGCGAAGCACTCCTTCAGGACGGCCAAGCCCGACAAGGTCAACAAGGTGACGCTCGCCCCGGGCAAGAACACCACCGTCGGCATCGCCCAGCCCCTGTCCATCACCTTCGACAACCCGGTGCGCAACAAGGCCGAGGTCGAGAAGCACCTGAAGGTGACGACCTCGAACAACACCGAGGGCTCCTGGGGCTGGATCAAGAACTACGACGGCAAGGACCGCGTCGACTGGCGCCCCAAGGAGTACTGGAAGTCCGGCACGAAGGTGAAGCTGGACGCCCGCCTGAACGGCATCGACTCGGGCGGCGACGACTGGTTCGTGCGCGACTACGCGACGAACTTCACCATCGGCAAGAGCCAGGTCGTCAAGGTGAACCTGGACAGCAAGACGGCGACCCTGATCCGCGACGGCAAGACCCTGAAGTCGCTGCCGATGTCGGCGGGCACCCCGGGCGGCGACAAGGCGTCCTGGGGCGGCACCTCGGTCCTGATGTCGAAGGAGGGCACGATCAACATGCGCTCCGAGACCGTGGGCCTCGGCGACGCCTACGACAAGATGGTCGACTACTCGATGCGCCTGACCTGGTCGGGCATGTACGCGCACGCGGCCCCGTGGAACGCCTCATACTTCGGCAACACCAACCACAGCTCCGGCTGCGTGGGCATGAGCGACGGCGACGCGGGCTGGCTCTACGGCCAGGCCCAGATAGGCGACCCCTTCGAGGTCACGGGCAGTGGCTCGAAGGGCGTCCCGGACCCGGGCAACGGCTACGGCGAGTGGAACATCTCCTGGTCGGACTGGCAGGCGAAGAGCGCGCTGAAGTAG
- the ggt gene encoding gamma-glutamyltransferase: MRRAVVRNLTLLAVGGVLVSVGAAAPPSPTRSAEPAPEKVPVAVGHGGAVASVDADASAAGIEVLRKGGNAVDAAVATAAALGVTEPYSAGVGGGGYFVHYDARTHKVSTIDGRETAPRTADSGLFLENGKPIPFESAVTSGLGVGTPGTPATWQSALDQWGSKRLGTLLKPAERLARDGFTVDPTFRSQTESNQKRFKDFPDTAKLFLPGGRLPVVGSTFKNPDLARTYEQLGREGIAALYRGDIGKDVVRTVNKPPVDPASGRVARPGDLSAKDLKAYAVKRQKPTRTAYRGLDVYSMAPSSSGGTTVGEALNILERTDLSKASKTQYLHRYIEASRIAFADRGRWVGDPAFEDVPTKQLLTQRFADARECLIKDDAVLKSPLAPGDPRHPEACAAGDKAAPTTYEGENTTHLTAADKWGNVVSYTLTIESTGGSGITVPGRGFLLNNELTDFSFAPADPAVHDPNLPGPGKRPRSSIAPTIVLKHGKPVVALGSPGGATIVTTVLQTLTGFVDRGLPLVDAIAAPRASQRNAAQTELEPGLWDSPLRGSLESIGHSFKQNPEIGAATGVQRLPNGQWLAAAEKVRRGGGSAMVVHPAR, translated from the coding sequence ATGCGTCGCGCTGTCGTACGGAATCTGACGCTATTGGCGGTCGGAGGGGTATTGGTGTCGGTCGGTGCGGCCGCGCCCCCTTCGCCTACGCGCTCAGCGGAACCGGCTCCTGAGAAGGTGCCGGTCGCCGTCGGCCACGGAGGCGCTGTCGCCAGCGTCGACGCGGACGCCTCGGCGGCGGGCATCGAGGTCCTGCGGAAAGGGGGCAACGCCGTGGACGCGGCCGTCGCCACCGCCGCGGCGCTCGGGGTGACCGAGCCCTACTCGGCGGGCGTGGGAGGCGGCGGCTACTTCGTCCACTACGACGCCAGGACCCACAAAGTCAGCACCATCGACGGGCGCGAGACCGCCCCGCGCACCGCCGACTCCGGGCTCTTCCTGGAGAACGGCAAGCCCATCCCGTTCGAGTCCGCGGTCACCAGCGGCCTCGGCGTCGGCACCCCCGGCACGCCCGCCACCTGGCAGTCGGCGCTCGACCAGTGGGGCAGCAAGCGGCTCGGCACGCTCCTGAAGCCCGCCGAGCGCCTGGCCCGCGACGGCTTCACGGTCGATCCGACCTTCCGCTCGCAGACCGAGTCGAACCAGAAACGTTTCAAGGACTTCCCCGACACGGCGAAGCTGTTCCTGCCGGGCGGGCGGCTCCCGGTGGTCGGCTCGACGTTCAAGAACCCCGACCTCGCGCGTACGTACGAGCAGCTGGGCCGCGAGGGCATCGCCGCGCTCTACCGGGGCGACATCGGCAAGGACGTCGTCCGCACGGTGAACAAGCCCCCGGTCGACCCGGCGTCCGGCCGCGTGGCCCGTCCTGGCGACCTCTCCGCCAAGGACCTCAAGGCGTACGCGGTGAAGCGCCAGAAGCCCACGAGGACCGCCTACCGGGGGCTCGACGTCTACTCCATGGCGCCCTCGTCCTCCGGCGGCACCACCGTCGGCGAGGCGCTCAACATCCTGGAGCGCACCGACCTCTCGAAGGCGTCCAAGACCCAGTACCTGCACCGTTACATCGAGGCAAGCCGGATCGCGTTCGCCGATCGCGGGCGCTGGGTGGGCGACCCCGCCTTCGAGGACGTACCGACCAAGCAGCTCCTCACGCAGCGGTTCGCGGACGCGCGGGAGTGCCTGATCAAGGACGACGCGGTGCTCAAGAGCCCGCTCGCGCCCGGCGACCCGCGCCACCCCGAGGCGTGCGCGGCGGGCGACAAGGCGGCCCCCACGACGTACGAGGGCGAGAACACCACCCATCTGACGGCCGCCGACAAGTGGGGCAACGTCGTCTCGTACACCCTCACCATCGAGTCGACGGGCGGCAGCGGCATCACCGTGCCCGGCCGCGGCTTCCTGCTCAACAACGAGCTGACGGACTTCTCCTTCGCGCCCGCCGACCCCGCGGTGCACGACCCGAACCTGCCGGGTCCCGGCAAGCGGCCGCGCTCCTCGATCGCCCCGACGATCGTCCTCAAGCACGGCAAGCCCGTGGTGGCGCTCGGCTCGCCGGGCGGCGCGACCATCGTCACCACCGTCCTGCAGACCCTCACGGGCTTCGTCGACCGGGGCCTGCCGCTGGTCGACGCGATCGCCGCGCCGCGCGCCAGCCAGCGCAACGCCGCGCAGACCGAGCTCGAACCCGGGCTGTGGGACAGCCCGTTGAGGGGTTCGCTCGAATCCATCGGGCACTCCTTCAAGCAGAACCCGGAGATCGGCGCCGCCACCGGTGTGCAGCGGCTGCCGAACGGCCAGTGGCTCGCGGCCGCGGAGAAGGTCCGCAGGGGCGGCGGCTCCGCGATGGTGGTGCACCCCGCCCGGTGA